Proteins co-encoded in one Setaria viridis chromosome 9, Setaria_viridis_v4.0, whole genome shotgun sequence genomic window:
- the LOC117837967 gene encoding sucrose transport protein SUT1, with protein sequence MARGDGELELTVGVRGAGGGGAAADAPVPISLGRLILAGMVAGGVQYGWALQLSLLTPYVQTLGLSHALTSFMWLCGPIAGLVVQPLVGLYSDKCTSRWGRRRPFIMTGCLLICLAVVIVGFSSDIGAALGDTKEECSLYHGPRWHAAIVYVLGFWLLDFSNNTVQGPARALMADLSGHHGPSAANSIFCSWMALGNILGYSSGSTNNWHKWFPFLKTKACCEACANLKGAFLVAVVFLMFCFTITLIFAKEVPYRGNENLPTKANGEVEAEPTGPLAVFKGFKNLPPGMPSVLLVTGLTWLSWFPFILYDTDWMGREIYHGDPKGTTTQVAAFNEGVRIGSFGLLLNSIVLGFTSFLIEPMCRKVGPRLVWVTSNLMVCVAMAATALISFWSLKDYHGYVQDAITASSSIKAVCLVLFAFLGVPLAILYSVPFAVTAQLAATKGGGQGLCTGVLNISIVIPQVIIALGAGPWDALFGKGNIPAFGVASGFALIGGIVGLFLLPKISKRQFRAVSGGGH encoded by the exons ATGGctcgcggcgacggcgagctggaGCTCACGGTGGGCGtccgcggcgccgggggcggcggcgcggcggctgaCGCCCCGGTGCCGATCAGCCTCGGCAGGCTCATCCTCGCCGGCatggtcgccggcggcgtgcaGTACGGGTGGGCGCTGCAGCTCTCCCTCCTCACGCCCTACGTGCAG ACTCTGGGGCTTTCACATGCCCTTACTTCATTCATGTGGCTTTGTGGTCCTATTGCTGGATTAGTG GTTCAACCCCTCGTTGGCCTGTACAGTGACAAGTGCACCTCCAGATGGGGAAGACGGAGGCCATTCATTATGACAGGATGTCTGCTCATTTGTCTTGCC GTTGTGATTGTTGGATTTTCATCAGACATTGGAGCTGCTCTAGGCGACACAAAGGAAGAGTGCAG TCTCTACCATGGTCCTCGCTGGCATGCTGCAATCGTCTATGTTCTGGGGTTCTGGCTACTTGACTTCTCCAACAATACTGTGCAA GGCCCAGCTCGTGCTCTAATGGCTGATTTGTCAG GTCATCATGGCCCTAGCGCAGCTAATTCAATCTTCTGTTCTTGGATGGCGTTGGGAAATATCCTAGGGTACTCCTCTGGTTCCACCAATAATTGGCACAA GTGGTTTCCGTTCCTGAAAACAAAAGCCTGTTGTGAAGCCTGTGCAAACCTGAAAGGTGCTTTTCTGGTGGCTGTG GTATTCCTGATGTTCTGCTTCACTATAACCCTGATCTTCGCCAAGGAAGTGCCATACAGAGGAAATGAAAACCTCCCAACAAAAGCAAATGGTGAGGTCGAAGCTGAACCTACCGGCCCGCTTGCTGTGTTCAAGGGCTTCAAGAACTTGCCCCCTGGGATGCCGTCCGTGCTTCTTGTGACCGGCCTCACTTGG CTCTCATGGTTCCCGTTCATCCTCTACGACACCGACTGGATGGGTCGTGAGATCTACCACGGCGACCCGAAGGGGACCACCACTCAGGTCGCCGCATTCAACGAAGGTGTCAGAATAGGCTCGTTCGGGTTGCTACTCAACTCG ATTGTCCTAGGGTTCACCTCCTTCCTGATCGAGCCGATGTGCCGGAAGGTGGGCCCGAGGCTGGTGTGGGTGACGAGCAACCTTATGGTCTgcgtcgccatggccgccaccgcgCTCATCAGCTTCTGGTCGCTCAAAGACTACCACGGATACGTGCAGGACGCCATCACCGCGAGCTCGAGCATCAAGGCCGTGTGCCTGGTCCTGTTCGCGTTCCTGGGTGTCCCTCTCGCT ATTCTGTACAGCGTCCCGTTCGCCGTGACGGCGCAGCTGGCGGCAACCAAAGGCGGCGGGCAAGGGCTCTGCACCGGCGTCCTGAACATCTCCATTGTCATCCCTCAG GTGATCATCGCGCTGGGCGCGGGGCCGTGGGACGCGCTGTTCGGCAAGGGGAACATCCCGGCGTTCGGCGTGGCGTCCGGCTTCGCCCTCATCGGTGGGATCGTGggcctcttcctcctgcccaaGATCTCGAAGCGCCAGTTCCGGgccgtcagcggcggcggccactgA
- the LOC117837968 gene encoding uncharacterized protein At5g39865 — protein MGCTTSRQARHDLRYCPSPLALPRSQSFPARCPSDAGVHVVRLTSSTLGSLELEKALPRAPEPAAARAPLRLAPRTPTMTPPNEPEDIDAWALMAGLEDHSPLLAAPFGRHSFSFPVAAAPQELAASAKVTPLPLPQPHAAAAAVDGVEGKAGRAKARPPRRAVLYFTSLRGVRATYEDCCLARAILKGYGVRLDERDVSMHRGFRDELNGLLGVPGGGALAKFLAPAAPALPSLFVDGELVGNAEELKRLHEAGELAARLAGCESAAAAGDAGACEACGDVRFVLCETCSGSCKVYVDDESEQEEDDASGDDGSGGGGFRRCPECNENGIVRCPVCCCCG, from the coding sequence ATGGGGTGCACCACCTCCAGGCAAGCCCGGCACGACCTCCGCTACTGCCCGTCGCCGCTGGCGCTGCCGCGGAGCCAGTCGTTCCCGGCCCGGTGCCCCAGCGACGCCGGCGTCCACGTGGTCCGGCTCACGTCGTCCACGCTGGGCTCCCTCGAGCTCGAGAAGGCCCTGCCGCGGGCGCCGgagcccgccgcggcgcgcgcgccgctgAGGCTGGCGCCGCGCACGCCCACCATGACGCCGCCCAACGAGCCCGAGGACATCGACGCGTGGGCGCTCATGGCGGGCCTCGAGGACCACTCGCCGCTGCTCGCGGCGCCGTTCGGGCGCCACTCCTTCTCGTTCCCGGTCGCCGCGGCGCCGCAGGAGCTCGCCGCGTCCGCCAAGGtcacgccgctgccgctgccacagccccacgccgccgccgctgcggtggACGGCGTCGAGGGGAAGGCGGGAAGAGCGAAGGCGCGTCCTCCGCGCCGGGCGGTGCTGTACTTCACGTCGTTGCGCGGCGTGCGCGCCACGTACGAGGACTGCTGCCTCGCGCGCGCCATCCTCAAGGGCTATGGCGTGCGCCTCGACGAGCGCGACGTGTCCATGCACCGCGGCTTCCGGGACGAGCTCAACGGCCTCCTCGGCgtcccgggcggcggcgcgctcgccaagttcttggcgccggccgcgcccgccctccCCAGCCTGTTCGTGGACGGGGAGCTCGTGGGAAACGCCGAGGAGCTGAAGCGGCTGCACGAGGCCGGGGAGCTCGCGGCGAGGCTGGCCGGGTGCgagagcgcggcggccgcgggcgacgCTGGCGCGTGCGAGGCATGCGGGGACGTGCGGTTCGTGCTCTGCGAGACGTGCTCGGGCAGCTGCAAGGTGTACGTGGACGACGAAAGCGAacaggaggaagacgacgcgTCCGGCGACgatggcagcggcggtggcgggttCCGGCGGTGCCCGGAGTGCAACGAGAACGGCATCGTGCGGTGCCCcgtgtgctgctgctgcggctaa